The following proteins are co-located in the Streptosporangium brasiliense genome:
- a CDS encoding rhodanese-like domain-containing protein: MTVLITRDELKTAIEAGTVVVVDTLGGDYYAQQHLPGAIALVESEVATRAADLLPDKDAAIVTYCSNISCGNSEAVARRLTSLGYTAVRKYREGIQDWAEAGLPIESGAAAR; the protein is encoded by the coding sequence ATGACCGTACTGATCACCCGTGACGAGCTGAAGACCGCGATCGAGGCGGGCACCGTCGTCGTCGTGGACACCCTCGGCGGCGACTACTACGCCCAGCAGCACCTGCCCGGCGCCATCGCCCTGGTCGAGAGCGAGGTCGCCACCCGGGCCGCCGACCTGCTCCCCGACAAGGACGCCGCGATCGTCACCTACTGCTCCAACATCTCCTGCGGCAACAGCGAGGCGGTGGCCCGGCGGCTGACCTCCCTGGGCTACACCGCCGTCCGCAAGTATCGCGAGGGCATCCAGGACTGGGCCGAGGCGGGGCTGCCCATCGAGTCCGGCGCCGCCGCGCGCTGA